Proteins encoded within one genomic window of Rhinolophus sinicus isolate RSC01 linkage group LG05, ASM3656204v1, whole genome shotgun sequence:
- the EIPR1 gene encoding EARP and GARP complex-interacting protein 1 isoform X7, protein MSGPEGAQGTSPRPVTWEPTGDGKRVISLADNHILLWDLQESSSQAVLASSASLEGKGQLKFTSGRWSPHHNGTQVATANDTAVRGWDTRSMSQTYCIENAHGQLVRDLDFNPNKQYYLASCGDDCKVKFWDTRDVTEPVKTLEEHSHWVWNVRYNHSHDQLVLTGSSDSRVILSNMVSISSEPFGHLVDDDDLSDQEERRPEEKSQEPPQDSVIATYEEHEDSVYAVDWSSADPWLFASLSYDGRLVINRVPRALKYHILL, encoded by the exons TGTCACGTGGGAGCCCACGGGAGACGGGAAGAGAGTCATCTCTCTGGCAGACAACCACATCCTGCTGTGGGATTTGCAGGAAAGCTCCAGCCAGGCCGTG cTGGCCAGCTCGGCGTCACTGGAAGGGAAGGGACAGCTGAAGTTCACCTCAGGACGGTGGAGCCCACATCACAACGGCACCCAGGTGGCCACAGCAAATGACACCGCTGTCCGCGGGTGGGACACACGCAGCATGAG CCAGACCTACTGCATCGAGAACGCCCACGGGCAGCTAGTGCGCGACCTGGATTTCAACCCCAACAAGCAGTACTACCTGGCCAGCTGCGGGGACGACTGCAAGGTGAAATTCTGGGACACGCGCGATGTCACGGAGCCCGTGAAGACCCTGGAGGAGCATTCCCACTG GGTGTGGAACGTCCGCTACAACCACTCGCACGACCAGCTCGTCCTCACGGGCAGCAGCGACAGCAGGGTCATCCTGTCCAATATGGTGTCCATCTCCTCGGAGCCCTTCGGCCACCTGGTGGACGACGACGATCTGAGTGACCAGGAGGAGCGCCGCCCGGAGGAGAA GAGTCAGGAGCCCCCGCAGGACAGCGTCATCGCCACGTACGAGGAGCATGAGGACAGTGTGTACGCTGTGGACTGGTCCTCGGCCGACCCCTGGCTGTTTGCCTCCCTGAGCTACGACGGGAGGCTCGTCATCAACAGGGTGCCCCGGGCACTCAAGTACCACATACTGCTCTGA